AGATTAATCCTACtccgcatggccatgcaatttttcagttctcgctcatcaagaggcccatACACCATTCCTATAtaataggaggacttattcactcttgtgTTACCATAAatcccactcaattcttagcaaacctgatcactgcctttataacctcATTTTACGGCACGACGTTTAATAGTGTCAAGGTTAAACTAATTGTATcatggttattaagacatactcatgtctgAGGACTCCACTAAATATGGAAGTTTGATtatacttttagaatctagttaggttATGTACGTACcaatgcatcaagtatacatccatataTTCAATTAGACATCTCTATAtctccatagcccatggaactgcgttatcaattaattatatgCTAGTCTTaaattaaatcacttatgtccaatttagtgatttagaCTAGGGACTTTAAAAAGTTGTGATTTTCgttcactttatagggttccattatcaaaacgtttttgataatcctatttgaaaacacaagttacTTGGACATTTTCACCaagcaattaaataagaatgaactattattgataaacattcaaaccataataaatgtctttacaattgtaaactCGAAGTAAACAACCAAAAGCCACtctcccatatgcctaagccccatagacctagtatgactctcatgcttaggttgagcaagcggtttagttagaggatcagccacgttatcctcagtatgaaccttACTTACTTTAACATCCCCTCTATCTACGATCTCTCGTtcgaataagatggaatctccAGAGCACATGTTTTTGGACTTTTGGTGTGATATGGGTTCCTTAGACTGagaaatggcaccattgttatcacaatacaactaaatgccattttcaatgctaggaactacCCAAGTTCACTActgaactttttgatccaaatagcttcttttgctgtatcacttgctgcaatatactcagcctctgttgtagaatcAGCGATGGAactctgcttagaactcttcTAGCTTACAACTCCTCCATTGAGGCAAAAACGAAACCAAATTGTGATCGGTAGTCATCTTTGTCACTCTGGAAGCTTGCATCGTTGTATCCAGTGacaaccaactcattatctccaccgTAAACTAAGAAATTATCCTTAGTCCTTCGcaagtacttaaggatattcttttctaccatccagtgcgcctctcTTGGGTTTGATAGGTATCTactgcacatactcaaagcatatgcaacatccaGTTGAGTACATATAATGGCATATATAATGGATCCTACTGCGgaggcataaggaacattactcatACGCTTGACTTCATCAGGAgtcgaaggacactgagtcttgccaagtgaTATGCCAAGACATTTCCgccaattactaaatataaataggaattaattatgaagataataagttaattattttagtaatcatatttggtttccgtgattagtaggacaatatttaTTGGGCCtataactaaaatatattaatcttATGAGGCCACACATTGCAACACTAGTTGAACAAAAGCAAACAATTAAGCCCATTAGTGGGCCTTGTACCTGTCGGCTCTAAAGGTAAAAGGATGGAGAATTAGTTCTCCTAACTAACCTAGAACtctaatattatatatattatataatatTGGGGTTTACGTACGACAAGTTAATCagtaactttgaaacaaaagaaaacccaAAACCCTTCCCTTGGAAACGCCGTTTAGACTGCCACCAAAAGCAAGATAAATTTGTCTCTTATGTTCTAGCAGACGTTGGTGTTCAACTGGTCTTCGTGGACTAAATAGAGGAGCAACACTTAGGGCTCTCaaatcttcgaagcttgcatacaaACGGaagaacacgctacaaaggttATTATTTTTCCACCATAAATCTAATTCatattattgttatgcatgtgatcTTACGATAGATGTTAGggaattgtttcctgaaattccgctttatgcatctatatgatCCTACAAAGACATCTATGGCAAAGCGGTAAGCCAACAAGGTATCGCCTTCTTTTCGTTCTCCTTCTTGTAGTTtaatcttcttcttttcttattttccCAACGTAAAAATGAATTCTTCAATAATCTTGAATAAACTCCTGTTTTTTGacacctttttattttttttatttaatagaATAATTTCCCATTATAAAATCTCAATGAAACATCCTGAATTCATCTAATTTGTAGGTTGCTTTTGTAATTACGCTTCTTCATTCTTTTCAATTAGACGTTGTTTCTTATATTGACTTTTATTCGATTGGTTGTTGTTTCttatattgatttttaatttgtagGTTGCTTTTGTAATTATGCTTCTTTATTCATGTTTTAATCACTTCTCTCTCTTATTTTTCTTGATAATATTTGAGTTTTGATCTTTTCCTTTAATTCATGATATGATGGAGAGGTTTAGGATCTGTGATTTGAACATTTAGAAGAACTGCTGGATGTTGAATTTGCTGAATCATCGATCTGTTGTCTTTTGTATTTGTTGCTAATTAGGAAATCAATGTATTAGTATTAATTAAAGAACTTTACGTTTCATTATTTGGATTTATTTTTCCCTCGCCCTTTATTGGGATTATTTTGGCCCATACATGTACTTTTTTGCTAAGCTACGACTTGTAAAAACAATATGATGTAATTTATGCGATGCAATAAGTTTTCCGCGTTATGAAAAAGTGTAGGTGAACATATTAAAACATTAACCCGTTAAGAACCCGGCCCACCCGATTCACCTGTAGATCGGATATGGACGAAGGTTCTAGCGGGTGATGGATGGGTCGTAGGTAGATGAACTGCTGACTGATGGAGGTGAATTGAGCCCCACTCGATCCACCTCTGATCCGTTGACATCCCTAGTGCATACTTAACttgtaaaaatataattaactcgTTGTTTAGGTATTAGGTAAAACTTTTTTCAGTAGACCGGATACACGTTGGATTATTTATAGATAAAACTTTTTTTAGTGGTTTAAAAGTTGTTTCTCCATGAAAGACTATGGAGAAGCTGAgtacatcttgggaataaggatccatagagatagatccaaaaggtTGATTGGAATTAGCTaagagacttatattgataaggttcttgcaaggtCCAAGCTGGAAAACTtcaaaagaggtttcattcccatgcaacatggcatatcacttggcaagactcagCGTCCTTCGACTACTGATGAGTCAAGCGTatgagtaatgttccttatACCTCTACAGTAGGATCCATTATATATGTCATTATATGCACTCGACCGcatgttgcatatgctttgagtatgtgcagtAGATACCtatcaaacccaggagaggcgcactggatggtagcaaagaatatccttaagtacttgCGAAGGACTAAGGATAATTTCTTAGTTTACGGTGGAGGTAAAACTTTTTTCAGTAGACCGGATACaggttggattatttttcacaaaactTCCTAATTATATTAGTTTTccatattttttctttcaaaatcaacgGGAAAATTGTGGAAAACTATGAAAATCTAAAATACTCTTATTAATTTCAATAGTTTTCCTCATCAAACTAACCAAGCAATGAAAAactaagttaaatattttatttttcaacagttttctcattaaacaattaaacaagagaaaactaatacggagtaattatttctttaatttcaATAGTGTCGAAGgataattatattatattatccACCCAAATCTGTCTACTTTAATAATGATAagtttttttaccacctacaaaaattcaaaaattatttttaactgTCTAAAAAACTAATACTTCTATTTTACTACCTaaaaaaaacttgtttttttaccacctaaaaacggAAAATAGATGTAACCTTTATGTGGGGCCCACTAATTCAATTTTCCACCAATTTTTTACACTCTCTGTATGACTTTCTTTAACTCCTTCACCCTCCTCTCTTTACTACCAttgaattttgtcaattttgttaattaagaGGGAAAAAATTACGTGAATTCATGGAAGAGAATGAAGTAGGAGAATAGAATGGAGTTAAATATATAAAATCGTGAAATAAGAGAAAATATCAAAAATATTACCATTATTTTTCAAgtggtaaaaaataagttttaattatcttttaggtggtaaaaaacaaattttagttttttaggtggtaataaataatttttcgattttcataggtggtaaaaaataatttgtcctTAATAATATATTATCCAAATTTAAAGACTGTATGCAAACTAAAATGATGATATACTACGTATACACGAGCAGTGGAGGATATTCTATATGTCTCGGGTCCCCCcttaaaatttatttataattgtATAAATTGCATATTGTTTCATAATTCTTTATTGTCCCTCCTAGTAAAAGCATTCAAGATTTGCAGTAAACGAGGACAATGATTACTTGACCttgaatgaaatatttttttgaaaatgaccAATACTCCGTGACTATTGGAGAAACTACaaatacatatctgatatgtatggaaacacacatatcatagtaaaagacaaaatagaaaaaacacaaaaaaaattgcaaattttttttttgagattgttATGAATACGAAAAAAGTGAAGAAATAATActtttataaaaagaaatggTACTTGTTTTAAAAGGAATGATACTTGTTTTAAAAGAAATGGTACTACTTGTTTTAGAAGGAAtgatactttaaaaaaaatggtattttctctctccactttgtcactttctctctctactatCGTCTCCATATCTCTCTATTTATTTTTCTCATTCTCTCTCTACTtgttttctctttttctctcttatTTTTCTGTTCTAATTGTTGCATTTTGTCATTTAATGTTTTGTTTTTATCTCTTATAGTTTTCCAACTTTGTCATGTTGTGGTATGTGTTTTGTCATTTTGTGGGGTCATATGTGTttgccacacatatctgatatccccCTCTCCAACCTCTGACTAttgtggagtattttttttgttgacatCAATGCGATTATTacagtaatttatttatttttggtgttttttaCGTTATACCCCTATGGTTCATCGAATTTTACATTGTACCCACACGTTTTAAATTTTACATATTGTACCCTTTTAGTTGCAAATGTTAATTATCATTAACTCAATGTTAACAAGTTTCGTCatgtttttaaaaaatcaagAATTTTCTATAAGGTTGATTATATTATTAGAAAAGCATTTGTTTGTTTAAAAACTAACAGAATTTTTAAACGTAGGATTAAAAACAAGGATAAAGTTAACTATATTTTACAAGTGCAAGGGTATATTGTGGAAGAGATTCAAATGCATGGGAATAACGtagaaatcaaagaaacacATGGGGTACAATGTAGAGAACCCCCAAAACCTTTCGTATTTTTCCCCCCAACAATGGTGAGTCCTTATTTTTGAAATCCCTTTTGAGACTTAACATTCAACTGGGACTCTTAGAGTATGGCCAATGGATGACCCAACATTTTGGGTCATCAAATAAGTATTTTATAATCTTCCCACTCAACCATAACCAAAGCCTATGACCAACAATGCTCAAATATCCCCAATGGTTGCCCAATTTATTTTGGTCACCATTTTATATCTCTTACTTTTATCCTACCCCACCACAATTCTCTATCTTCTAtaacttaaaataattattaataaatgcattaaaccttattcttaattaaattatgacttataattaaacactaatcaacattagataaatatttaattaaaagttaaCAAAGAAAATATAGTTTAAAACGAAATTACATTATAATAAGATAATAATACAGTAATACGAGAACACATCTTAAAAGGATACGACAATACACACGATAAACATaacataatttataaatatgattATAGTTACGATATCAAGTCCGTTACTCCCTATTATTACCCTCTTTCCTATTATTACCCCCATATTTGAGCCACAAATGTTCTACCAGATCTGACTTGAGGGCTCTATGCATAACTTCATCACGAACTCGAACTCTATTAGACATGTAAGTATCCAAATTTGCTATCCTCTCAGCACCGTTGTGAAATTGAAATAGTTCTCCATTATTTCTTTTGTTCGAGGATGAAGTTTGTTCCACGGCTTGGTCATACTCACTTGGGTCcttataatttaaatatgtATCTCGTTCATCCTCAACACTCATGTATGTATAATAATACAAGCTATCATAATTTTTCCAAGCATTGATGTATTACGAGCTAGAGCAGGTTGACGAATTATTGCAAAATGAACTTGAAGTACACCAAATGCACGTTCCACATCCTTTCGTCGACTTTCTTGTAATTTGGCACAAAAGCCTTCCTTTACGTTTTCGGGGAGGGATATCGTGGGAATGAATGCTGCCCATTTTGGGTATATACCATCAGTGAGATAATATCCCATACTGTATTGGTGGCCATTCACGGCATAATTAATAGGTGGTGCACGACCTTCAAAAACATATGTAAATAATGGAGATCTATCAAGAACATTGATATCATTACACCTACCTGACATTCCAAAGCAAGCATGCCAGATCCAAAGGTCTTGCGATGCTACAGCTTCTAATATCAATGTTGGCTTATTAGCTCTTCCAGAGAACAACCCTTTCAATCTAAGAGGACAATTTTTCCATCGCCAATGCATACAATCAATGGAGCCCATCATGCCTGGAAATCCTCTTGCTTCTCCAATTTGTAAAAGTCTTGCTATATCCGCTTCCATTGGCCTTCTGAGGTATTCATCACTAAAGTAAGATACAATCCCTTCAACAAAATGTTGTAAGTAATCTCGCGCAAGAGATGTGCTGACCCGTAAGTAGTCTTTAACACTATCAGCAGCGGTACCATACGCTAGCAACCTCATAACCGCAGTGCATTTTTGCAATGATGATGCACCGAGTCTACCGGTAGCATCCAGACGTTGCTGAAAGAACTCATGACGTTCTTCCACAGATTGCGTTATACGGAGAAACACATGTTTTCTCATGCGAAATCTCCGACGAAATAAAGATGGGGGGAACACCGATTGGTCAGCAAAATAGTCATTCCACAAACGGTCGTTTCCATCATCACGATTCCTTTGTACAAGGACCCTTGGTGCTCTTGGAACTTGATTAGCCATTTGAAAAAATTCAAATGGATTAT
This genomic stretch from Spinacia oleracea cultivar Varoflay chromosome 3, BTI_SOV_V1, whole genome shotgun sequence harbors:
- the LOC110774748 gene encoding uncharacterized protein is translated as MSSNESTNSSNSSSISSNNSDNSNQQSITDYNRNYEKRRQTNRVVDRMMDEFMLENNPFEFFQMANQVPRAPRVLVQRNRDDGNDRLWNDYFADQSVFPPSLFRRRFRMRKHVFLRITQSVEERHEFFQQRLDATGRLGASSLQKCTAVMRLLAYGTAADSVKDYLRVSTSLARDYLQHFVEGIVSYFSDEYLRRPMEADIARLLQIGEARGFPGMMGSIDCMHWRWKNCPLRLKGLFSGRANKPTLILEAVASQDLWIWHACFGMSGRCNDINVLDRSPLFTYVFEGRAPPINYAVNGHQYSMGYYLTDGIYPKWAAFIPTISLPENVKEGFCAKLQESRRKDVERAFGVLQVHFAIIRQPALARNTSMLGKIMIACIIIHT